From one Idiomarina sp. X4 genomic stretch:
- the aroA gene encoding 3-phosphoshikimate 1-carboxyvinyltransferase, with protein sequence MAESIFLESRSQCSGTVVLPGSKSIANRALLMSALCSEPVRLHNLLNSEDTEHMLNALVALGVQCEKVDNTMVVTGLSGRWKPTETSLPLGNAGTAMRPLIAVLAATLNVNQQVELTGDARMQERPVQHLVEALQAQGAGVIYQKTSGFPPVLIKSGLNAGDFFIDGSVSSQFISALLMALPLLKGDSTLTLVGEVVSKPYIELTLKMLADFGVVIERASENCFHIEGRQSYMSPGDYHVEGDASGASYWMAAALLGGGPVTIEGVGAASIQGDKAFAEVIQAMGGNVDMGQHQMTVTGSGQVKGIEQDFNAIPDAAMTVAPLALFADKPTIIRNVANWRVKETDRLSAMATELRKLGAEIEEGADYIKIHPVQHWQSAEIDTYKDHRMAMCFSLIAFSPVGITINDPDCCRKTYPTYFQEFSRICQSY encoded by the coding sequence GTGGCTGAATCGATTTTCCTTGAATCCCGGAGTCAATGCAGCGGAACCGTTGTGCTTCCGGGCTCTAAAAGTATTGCCAACAGGGCGTTGTTAATGTCAGCGCTCTGCTCTGAACCTGTCCGGTTACACAATTTACTCAACAGCGAAGACACTGAACACATGCTCAATGCCTTGGTAGCCTTGGGTGTTCAGTGTGAAAAAGTCGATAATACGATGGTGGTTACCGGGCTTTCCGGGCGTTGGAAGCCTACCGAAACATCGTTGCCTTTAGGTAATGCTGGAACCGCCATGCGACCGCTAATAGCGGTGCTTGCTGCTACGTTAAACGTCAATCAACAAGTTGAGCTGACAGGCGATGCCCGTATGCAGGAACGTCCCGTTCAACACTTGGTTGAAGCGTTGCAAGCGCAAGGCGCAGGGGTAATCTATCAAAAGACGTCCGGTTTTCCCCCCGTTCTAATTAAATCGGGTCTGAACGCTGGTGATTTCTTTATTGACGGTTCCGTTTCTAGCCAATTTATTTCCGCGTTGCTCATGGCATTACCGCTGCTAAAAGGCGACTCCACCTTAACTTTGGTGGGCGAGGTGGTGTCGAAACCTTATATCGAACTCACGTTAAAAATGTTAGCTGACTTTGGTGTTGTGATTGAGCGCGCTTCTGAAAATTGCTTTCACATAGAAGGGAGGCAGTCGTATATGTCGCCCGGAGACTATCATGTTGAAGGTGACGCTAGCGGTGCTTCCTATTGGATGGCTGCGGCATTGCTCGGTGGGGGACCGGTTACTATCGAAGGTGTCGGCGCTGCGTCTATTCAGGGTGATAAAGCGTTTGCAGAAGTCATTCAGGCAATGGGTGGTAACGTTGACATGGGTCAGCATCAAATGACAGTAACAGGCTCAGGACAGGTTAAAGGTATTGAGCAAGACTTTAATGCTATTCCTGACGCTGCTATGACGGTTGCCCCGTTAGCGTTATTTGCCGATAAACCAACCATTATTCGCAACGTTGCTAACTGGCGTGTAAAGGAAACAGACCGATTATCGGCAATGGCGACAGAGTTACGAAAGCTGGGTGCAGAGATAGAAGAAGGTGCCGATTATATAAAAATACACCCGGTTCAGCATTGGCAAAGCGCTGAAATAGACACCTATAAAGACCATCGGATGGCCATGTGTTTCTCATTAATCGCTTTTTCTCCCGTTGGTATCACTATTAATGATCCTGACTGTTGTCGTAAAACGTACCCTACTTATTTCCAAGAGTTTTCACGAATCTGTCAAAGTTACTGA
- the rpsA gene encoding 30S ribosomal protein S1, with amino-acid sequence MSENFAQLFEESLKEVETRPGSIVKGTIVAIEKDLVLVDAGLKSESAIPAEQFRNAEGELEINVGDEVDVALDAVEDGFGETILSREKAKRYEAWLQLEKAHEENATVTGYISGKVKGGFTVDLGGVRAFLPGSLVDVRPVRETTHLENKDLEFKVIKLDQKRNNVVVSRRAVIEKENSAEREELLENLQEGQEVQGIVKNLTDYGAFVDLGGVDGLLHITDMAWKRVKHPSEIVNVGDEITVKVLKFDRERTRVSLGLKQLGEDPWADIANRYPEGHRLTGRVTNLTDYGCFVEIEEGVEGLVHVSEMDWTNKNVHPSKVVNLDDTVEVMVLEIDEERRRISLGLKQCKPNPWEEFAKNHNKGEKVTGKIKSITDFGIFIGLDGGIDGLVHLSDISWNTPGEEAVRDYKKGEEVTAVVMQVDAERERISLGIKQLEEDPFNNYLAANKKGAIVEGTVTEVDAKGAKVELAESVEGYVRAADIARDRVEDASTELSVGDKIEARFMGVDRKNRTLSLSIKAKDEAEEKEAVESVNKQQDSSGINSAMADAFKAAKTDD; translated from the coding sequence ATGTCAGAAAATTTTGCACAGCTGTTTGAAGAAAGCCTGAAAGAAGTCGAAACTCGTCCGGGCTCCATCGTAAAAGGCACAATCGTTGCTATCGAAAAAGACTTAGTATTAGTTGATGCAGGTCTTAAATCTGAAAGTGCGATTCCTGCAGAACAATTCCGCAATGCTGAAGGTGAGCTTGAAATCAACGTCGGTGACGAAGTTGATGTAGCCCTTGACGCTGTTGAGGACGGCTTCGGTGAAACGATTCTTTCACGTGAAAAAGCGAAGCGCTATGAAGCTTGGCTGCAGCTGGAAAAAGCACACGAAGAAAACGCAACGGTTACCGGTTACATCTCTGGTAAAGTTAAAGGCGGCTTCACGGTTGACCTTGGCGGCGTTCGTGCGTTCTTACCTGGTTCATTGGTTGACGTACGTCCAGTACGTGAAACGACTCACCTTGAGAACAAAGACTTAGAATTCAAAGTTATCAAGCTTGATCAGAAGCGCAACAACGTTGTTGTTTCTCGTCGTGCTGTTATCGAGAAAGAAAACAGTGCAGAGCGCGAAGAGCTGCTTGAGAACTTGCAAGAAGGTCAGGAAGTACAAGGTATTGTTAAGAACCTGACTGACTACGGCGCATTCGTAGATTTAGGCGGCGTAGACGGCCTATTGCACATCACCGATATGGCTTGGAAACGTGTTAAACACCCAAGCGAAATCGTGAACGTTGGCGATGAAATCACAGTTAAAGTATTGAAGTTTGACCGTGAGCGCACTCGTGTATCTCTTGGCCTGAAACAATTAGGCGAAGATCCATGGGCAGATATCGCAAACCGTTACCCAGAAGGTCACCGTTTAACTGGTCGTGTTACGAACTTGACTGATTACGGCTGCTTCGTAGAAATCGAAGAGGGTGTTGAAGGTCTTGTTCACGTTTCTGAAATGGACTGGACTAACAAAAACGTTCATCCTTCTAAAGTGGTTAACCTTGATGACACTGTTGAAGTTATGGTTCTGGAAATTGACGAAGAACGTCGTCGTATTTCTCTTGGCCTTAAACAGTGCAAACCTAACCCTTGGGAAGAGTTTGCTAAGAACCACAATAAAGGCGAGAAAGTTACTGGTAAAATCAAGTCAATCACTGACTTCGGTATCTTCATTGGCCTGGACGGTGGCATCGACGGCTTGGTTCACTTGTCAGACATCAGCTGGAACACTCCAGGTGAAGAAGCGGTTCGCGACTATAAGAAAGGCGAAGAAGTTACCGCTGTTGTCATGCAGGTTGACGCAGAGCGTGAGCGTATCTCTCTAGGTATCAAGCAATTAGAAGAAGATCCGTTTAACAATTACCTGGCAGCTAACAAAAAAGGTGCTATTGTTGAAGGTACAGTAACTGAAGTTGACGCTAAAGGTGCTAAAGTTGAATTAGCAGAAAGCGTTGAAGGTTACGTACGTGCAGCAGACATCGCACGCGACCGCGTTGAAGATGCAAGCACTGAATTAAGCGTTGGTGATAAGATCGAAGCTCGCTTTATGGGCGTTGACCGCAAAAACCGCACTCTGAGCCTGTCTATCAAAGCGAAAGACGAAGCTGAAGAGAAAGAAGCGGTAGAAAGCGTTAACAAACAGCAAGACAGCTCTGGTATCAACAGTGCTATGGCTGACGCGTTCAAAGCGGCAAAAACTGACGACTAA
- a CDS encoding integration host factor subunit beta yields the protein MTKSELIERLTLKHELPPKQVEASVKEILEQMVQSLSQGKRVEIRGFGSFSLHYRAPRVGRNPKTGEPVNLDGKYVPHFKAGKELRERVDL from the coding sequence ATGACAAAATCAGAGCTAATTGAACGGTTAACTTTGAAGCATGAGTTGCCTCCTAAGCAAGTTGAAGCTTCTGTTAAAGAAATTCTCGAACAAATGGTGCAGTCCTTGTCTCAAGGAAAGCGCGTTGAAATTCGCGGTTTTGGAAGCTTCTCTTTGCATTATCGTGCGCCACGTGTTGGCCGAAACCCGAAAACCGGGGAGCCGGTGAACTTAGATGGGAAATACGTTCCTCATTTTAAAGCCGGCAAGGAGCTGCGTGAGCGCGTCGATTTATAA
- the rne gene encoding ribonuclease E — protein sequence MKRMLINATQLEELRVALVDGQRLYDLDIESPGHEQKKANIYKGKITRIEPSLEAAFVDYGAERHGFLPLKEIAKTYFPEGYTFQGRPNIKDVVSEGQEVIVQIDKEERGQKGAALTTFISLAGSYLVLMPNNPRAGGISRRIEGDERSALKEALSEINVPKEMGLIVRTAGVGKSKEELEWDLNVLIHHWEAISKAATERPAPFLIHQESNVIFRALRDYLRRDIGEVLIDSPKVYEQVRNHIQIIRPDFLQRVKQYEGDVPLFSHYQIESQIESAFQREVRLPSGGSIVIDPTEALTSIDINSSRATKGGDIEETALQTNLEAAEEIARQLRLRDVGGLVVIDFIDMTPARHQRDVENRLRDSLAQDRARIQVARISRFGLMEMSRQRLRPSLGESANNVCPRCNGQGTIRSSDSLALSILRLIEEEALKDNTIQVHAQVPVDVATYLLNEKRQSLNHIEKRHDVKIVIIPNHHLETPHFEVMRIRDDEVPEAASFELVQKPEQHESPVSITLTQESAKFDEPALKGLQAPNAAPSPAPAPKQPEKPSLLKRLSTWLSKLFESEEENDKNKQSSNQRRPNQRRNNNNRRGRGRRPANRQQQGRNNAADKAAEDSAKSDKNTDDAKGTNNKPNRNRNDRRRRGGRNRNQQNTQNASAQNQQQTSEQNAQPQAVAEKAHEVKPRRQRKPMDKSVRVKGDERGLEQQVQSPSAKQEEPAVKNDETRQAPEQKADSTSIKKNAESEKGSSEATQQRALDPRMKAAAELVENNEHLPVNEQKPAEEATPEPGKESDEQAGENSTPEEVATKAESTPEPDVQEMTDQTPETGSEQTDASESKDATESETTDSEKEAPLKGDSTESAENTPKGDAEEKKARSRARRSPRHQRAAGQQRKQNRENKEQDDAPIIPARKLSGSAFSPMTKASAVERQAPFQALNVASKETRLAFVKDEQTAGYANARSRSFSEMTKCD from the coding sequence ATGAAAAGAATGCTAATAAATGCCACGCAATTAGAAGAGTTGCGTGTGGCACTGGTAGATGGCCAGCGCCTTTACGACCTGGACATTGAAAGCCCGGGACATGAACAGAAAAAAGCAAATATCTACAAAGGTAAAATAACCCGCATAGAGCCTAGCCTAGAAGCTGCTTTTGTCGACTATGGCGCAGAGCGTCACGGCTTCCTTCCATTAAAAGAAATTGCCAAAACCTATTTTCCTGAAGGCTATACCTTCCAGGGGCGTCCAAACATTAAAGACGTTGTTTCTGAAGGTCAGGAAGTTATCGTTCAAATTGATAAAGAAGAGCGTGGCCAAAAAGGTGCAGCACTAACTACCTTCATTTCTTTGGCGGGCAGCTATCTGGTATTAATGCCTAACAACCCTCGTGCAGGCGGTATTTCTCGCCGTATAGAAGGTGACGAGCGTTCAGCTTTAAAAGAAGCTTTATCGGAAATTAATGTCCCGAAAGAAATGGGTCTTATCGTCCGTACCGCAGGCGTTGGCAAATCAAAAGAAGAATTAGAATGGGACTTAAATGTTCTTATTCATCACTGGGAAGCGATTAGCAAAGCGGCTACCGAGCGCCCTGCTCCATTCTTGATTCATCAGGAAAGTAATGTCATTTTCCGCGCCCTTCGTGACTATTTACGCCGTGACATTGGCGAAGTGCTTATCGATAGCCCGAAAGTCTACGAACAGGTGCGTAATCATATTCAAATTATTCGCCCTGACTTCTTGCAGCGCGTTAAGCAATATGAAGGCGATGTCCCTTTATTCAGCCATTACCAAATAGAGAGCCAAATTGAGTCAGCGTTCCAACGTGAAGTTCGCCTACCTTCAGGTGGGTCAATCGTTATCGATCCTACGGAAGCTCTAACCTCAATTGACATCAACTCATCTCGTGCGACCAAGGGCGGTGACATTGAAGAAACCGCTTTGCAGACAAACCTGGAAGCGGCAGAAGAAATTGCTCGTCAACTGAGACTTCGTGATGTAGGTGGCCTGGTCGTTATTGACTTTATTGACATGACACCAGCCAGACACCAACGTGATGTCGAAAATCGTTTACGTGACAGCCTTGCGCAAGATCGTGCACGCATTCAGGTGGCTCGTATTTCTCGCTTTGGCTTAATGGAGATGTCGCGCCAACGATTACGCCCGTCGCTGGGTGAGTCTGCCAATAACGTTTGTCCACGCTGTAACGGCCAGGGGACCATTCGTTCTAGCGACTCTTTAGCACTGTCTATTTTGCGTCTTATTGAAGAAGAGGCGCTGAAAGACAACACGATACAAGTTCATGCGCAGGTGCCCGTTGACGTTGCTACCTATTTGTTGAATGAGAAACGTCAGTCGCTGAACCATATTGAAAAACGCCATGACGTTAAAATCGTTATTATTCCAAATCATCATTTAGAAACGCCACACTTTGAAGTAATGCGTATTCGCGATGATGAAGTGCCGGAAGCGGCCAGTTTTGAATTGGTTCAGAAGCCTGAGCAACACGAATCACCGGTTTCTATTACGTTAACCCAAGAGTCGGCTAAATTTGATGAGCCAGCTCTTAAAGGTCTGCAGGCGCCAAATGCCGCACCTTCTCCAGCACCGGCGCCGAAACAACCTGAAAAGCCTTCTTTATTGAAGCGCTTATCAACTTGGTTAAGCAAGCTTTTTGAAAGCGAAGAAGAGAACGACAAGAATAAGCAGAGTTCAAATCAACGTCGCCCTAACCAACGTCGCAACAACAATAACCGACGTGGCCGAGGCCGTCGCCCTGCTAACCGCCAACAGCAAGGTCGTAATAATGCAGCCGACAAGGCAGCTGAAGACTCTGCTAAATCCGATAAAAATACGGATGACGCAAAAGGGACCAATAATAAGCCGAACCGCAACAGAAATGATCGCCGCCGTCGCGGTGGCCGCAATCGTAATCAACAGAATACTCAAAATGCTAGTGCTCAAAATCAGCAACAAACGTCTGAGCAAAACGCTCAGCCGCAAGCTGTTGCGGAGAAAGCACACGAAGTGAAACCTCGTCGTCAACGTAAACCGATGGATAAGTCCGTTCGCGTAAAAGGAGATGAGAGAGGTTTAGAGCAACAAGTACAATCGCCTTCGGCAAAGCAAGAAGAACCGGCGGTTAAAAACGATGAGACTCGCCAAGCGCCTGAACAAAAAGCCGATTCAACTAGTATTAAGAAAAATGCTGAGTCTGAAAAAGGCAGTAGCGAAGCGACTCAACAACGAGCACTAGATCCTCGTATGAAGGCAGCGGCGGAACTTGTTGAAAACAACGAGCACTTGCCAGTAAATGAGCAGAAGCCCGCTGAAGAAGCGACACCTGAACCCGGTAAAGAGTCCGACGAACAAGCAGGGGAAAACTCTACTCCGGAAGAAGTCGCGACTAAAGCCGAATCGACTCCAGAGCCTGATGTTCAGGAAATGACTGATCAAACGCCTGAAACTGGCAGCGAACAGACAGATGCTTCTGAGTCAAAAGATGCGACTGAGTCAGAAACAACTGACTCTGAGAAAGAAGCGCCATTGAAAGGTGACTCAACAGAGTCTGCTGAGAATACGCCTAAAGGTGATGCCGAAGAGAAAAAAGCACGCAGCCGAGCGCGTCGCTCCCCAAGACATCAAAGGGCAGCTGGTCAACAACGCAAGCAAAACCGTGAAAATAAAGAGCAAGACGATGCGCCTATTATTCCGGCACGTAAGTTGAGCGGCTCTGCATTTTCTCCAATGACTAAAGCCTCAGCCGTTGAAAGACAGGCACCTTTTCAGGCACTAAACGTTGCCTCAAAGGAAACACGCTTAGCGTTCGTGAAAGATGAACAAACTGCAGGCTATGCAAATGCCCGCTCACGTTCATTTTCTGAAATGACAAAGTGTGACTAA
- a CDS encoding ComEA family DNA-binding protein, protein MKLKMLPIVVASFIGFSVQAVPIVSPSPIALQAEAQTGVNINTASAQEIASALVGIGVKKAEKLIEMREQLGGFTELEQLLDVKGIGLKTLEKNRANIRLN, encoded by the coding sequence ATGAAATTAAAAATGCTACCAATTGTTGTGGCTTCATTTATTGGTTTTTCAGTTCAGGCAGTACCAATTGTTTCTCCCTCGCCAATTGCTTTGCAAGCAGAAGCTCAAACCGGCGTAAACATTAATACCGCTTCGGCTCAGGAAATAGCGTCAGCATTGGTCGGTATTGGTGTTAAAAAAGCAGAAAAGCTGATTGAAATGCGAGAGCAGCTTGGCGGGTTTACCGAGTTAGAGCAGTTATTAGATGTAAAAGGGATAGGCTTGAAAACGCTTGAGAAGAATCGAGCCAATATTCGTTTGAATTAG
- a CDS encoding lipopolysaccharide assembly protein LapA domain-containing protein — MLRKLLILIPVLAIFLLALAFGAQNTQVINVNLLVLNADMTVASLLAIFFGSGVLVGLLAMFLSNLYWRYRCRKLSKLLSKQQSK, encoded by the coding sequence ATGCTCAGGAAGTTGCTTATTCTTATTCCCGTTTTGGCTATATTCCTTTTAGCCTTAGCGTTCGGAGCCCAAAATACGCAAGTCATTAATGTCAATTTATTGGTTCTGAATGCCGACATGACTGTTGCGTCGTTATTGGCAATTTTCTTTGGTAGCGGTGTATTAGTCGGATTACTGGCGATGTTTTTATCCAATTTATATTGGCGTTATCGCTGTCGAAAGCTCTCAAAGCTGTTGTCTAAACAGCAAAGTAAGTGA
- the pyrF gene encoding orotidine-5'-phosphate decarboxylase: MELPKVYVALDYQNASDADVLINQLAPGKVGLKVGKELFTSAGPEWVRGLVQKGFSIFLDLKFHDIPNTVAKAVTAAAKLGVDVVNVHASGGSRMMKSAAEALKDSDAQPLLIGVTVLTSMDDDDLKELGISKTVTEQVEYLANLAKSSGLQGVVCSAQEAKMLKAACGKDFKLMTPGIRPEGSNKDDQRRTMTPPEAVSAGVDYMVIGRPITQSPDPAKAVDDILASIA, encoded by the coding sequence ATGGAATTACCGAAAGTTTATGTCGCTCTCGATTACCAAAATGCGTCCGATGCAGATGTATTAATTAACCAGCTTGCTCCCGGAAAAGTGGGTTTAAAGGTTGGGAAAGAGTTGTTTACATCTGCGGGTCCGGAGTGGGTGAGAGGGCTTGTACAAAAAGGCTTTTCTATTTTTCTGGATTTAAAGTTTCATGATATTCCCAATACAGTCGCGAAAGCCGTTACAGCGGCGGCCAAGCTTGGTGTTGATGTTGTTAACGTTCATGCCAGTGGTGGTAGCCGCATGATGAAGTCGGCTGCAGAAGCGCTAAAAGATTCAGATGCTCAGCCGTTGTTAATCGGTGTTACGGTATTGACCAGTATGGACGACGATGATTTAAAAGAGTTGGGCATTTCTAAGACAGTTACTGAGCAAGTTGAATACTTAGCGAACTTGGCCAAATCATCAGGCTTGCAAGGAGTGGTTTGCTCCGCTCAGGAAGCAAAAATGTTGAAAGCAGCTTGCGGTAAGGACTTTAAACTTATGACCCCTGGCATTCGTCCTGAAGGCAGCAATAAAGATGACCAGCGTCGCACGATGACGCCTCCTGAAGCAGTCTCGGCGGGAGTTGATTACATGGTGATAGGGCGACCTATTACACAGTCCCCAGACCCGGCAAAAGCGGTGGACGATATACTTGCGAGTATAGCTTAG
- the rluC gene encoding 23S rRNA pseudouridine(955/2504/2580) synthase RluC — protein MKSIQQKVRWHTVLTDESGQRLDNFLIAQLNKVPKSLVYRIIRKGEVRVNKKRAKPDYKINSGDLIRIPPVKVAEKAPLPSAKLDKIAKLEAHILYEDASLIVVNKPSGLAVHGGSGLNFGLIEGLRALRPKDKHLELVHRIDRDTSGILLVAKKRSVLKALHEQLRNKEMNKQYLALVRGQWQKRVRLIEAPLQKNTLLSGERIVRVSAEGKPSQTRFRIEQRYAEGTLIEASPLTGRTHQIRVHCLHAGHPIAKDPKYGDNDFDELIASKGLTRLFLHAWKLSFKHPETGKDVQFEAPLDENLTVTLSQLTKQ, from the coding sequence ATGAAAAGCATTCAACAAAAAGTCCGCTGGCATACTGTTCTGACCGATGAATCGGGTCAGCGTTTGGACAATTTCCTTATTGCACAGTTAAACAAAGTACCAAAGTCGTTGGTTTATCGAATTATTCGCAAAGGCGAGGTGCGTGTTAATAAAAAGCGTGCGAAGCCAGATTATAAAATTAACAGTGGTGACTTAATTCGAATTCCTCCAGTTAAAGTCGCTGAAAAAGCGCCTTTGCCGTCGGCTAAGCTCGATAAAATAGCGAAACTTGAAGCGCATATCCTTTATGAAGATGCATCTTTGATAGTAGTTAATAAGCCATCAGGTCTCGCTGTTCATGGTGGTTCAGGTTTAAATTTCGGGCTTATTGAGGGGCTAAGGGCACTGCGACCTAAAGATAAACATCTGGAGCTGGTTCACAGAATCGACCGCGATACCAGTGGCATTTTGCTCGTCGCAAAAAAGCGTTCAGTATTGAAGGCGCTGCATGAACAACTGCGTAACAAAGAAATGAATAAGCAGTATTTAGCATTGGTTCGTGGTCAGTGGCAGAAGCGGGTAAGGTTAATTGAAGCGCCATTGCAGAAAAACACACTGCTATCTGGTGAGCGAATAGTTCGGGTGAGTGCGGAAGGGAAACCATCACAAACGCGCTTTAGAATTGAACAACGCTATGCTGAAGGGACACTTATTGAGGCATCACCATTAACAGGCCGTACACATCAAATTCGTGTGCATTGCCTGCATGCGGGCCATCCTATCGCTAAAGATCCTAAGTATGGTGACAATGACTTTGATGAGTTAATCGCGTCGAAAGGGCTCACTCGATTGTTTCTACATGCCTGGAAACTTTCGTTTAAGCATCCGGAAACCGGCAAAGATGTCCAGTTTGAAGCTCCCTTAGATGAAAACTTAACCGTTACGTTGTC
- the cmk gene encoding (d)CMP kinase: MATHIPVITIDGPSGAGKGTISRLLAEKLGWHLLDSGAIYRVLALAAIHHDFTPEDEESLVALAAHLDVKFEADEEKSLTHIILEGEDVTLTIRTEEVGNMASKIAALPRVREALLRRQRGFKELPGLVADGRDMGTVVFTDADAKVFLTASAEERAQRRFDQLKEKGFDANIDQLVNEIKERDDRDMNRSVAPLKPAEDSLYLDSTDTPIKDVLEQVLTFAHSKLSETS, translated from the coding sequence ATGGCAACGCATATCCCCGTCATTACAATTGATGGTCCTAGTGGTGCAGGGAAAGGCACTATCAGTCGGTTACTCGCAGAAAAGCTGGGGTGGCACTTGCTCGACAGCGGTGCAATTTACCGCGTTTTGGCCTTGGCTGCGATACATCACGACTTCACGCCGGAAGATGAGGAAAGCCTGGTGGCTTTAGCCGCTCATTTGGATGTAAAATTTGAAGCCGACGAAGAAAAGTCACTGACACATATTATTTTGGAAGGCGAAGACGTTACGTTAACGATACGCACGGAAGAAGTCGGTAATATGGCGTCGAAGATTGCGGCGCTCCCGCGTGTACGCGAGGCGCTATTGCGTCGTCAACGTGGCTTTAAGGAATTGCCAGGCTTAGTCGCTGATGGTCGCGATATGGGAACAGTGGTGTTCACTGACGCCGATGCAAAAGTGTTTTTAACTGCGTCTGCCGAAGAACGTGCCCAAAGACGCTTTGATCAATTGAAGGAAAAGGGCTTTGATGCTAATATTGATCAATTAGTAAACGAAATTAAAGAACGCGATGATCGCGATATGAATCGCTCTGTGGCGCCATTGAAGCCCGCGGAGGATTCTTTGTATTTGGATTCTACTGATACGCCGATTAAAGACGTATTGGAACAAGTATTGACGTTTGCCCACAGCAAACTCTCAGAAACTAGCTAG
- the lapB gene encoding lipopolysaccharide assembly protein LapB, with product MLELLFLLLPIAAAYGWFMGRNSVRTEERKEQKRFSKQYATGINLLLSDQPDKAVDLFVELLDVDSETIETHWTLGKLFRRRGEVERAIKIHKNLTSLPNLSETDRLTAMYELGKDYLAAGIYDRAEKMFHGLQSNKLFKERSQKHLLELYEATHEWDKAIIVALKLIKQDASVKVTLGQLYCEVAETVDPISGKIKYFNKALKQDSGCVRASLSLGKIYLEQGENSLSIEHLTRIIEQDKAYVCETIPLLEKAFAAKKNSHGFVDYLHTCVEQEAGITAVIKLSEKMAESQSIEDAESFMATALEKHPTMRGFHHLMGLHIQAADEGSARDSLKRLQRMVHEHIVQRPNYKCYHCGFSGHTLYWQCPSCKSWSTTKPIFGLDGE from the coding sequence ATGTTAGAGCTTCTTTTCTTACTTCTTCCAATTGCTGCCGCCTATGGTTGGTTCATGGGGCGCAACAGCGTGCGTACAGAAGAAAGGAAAGAGCAAAAGCGATTTTCAAAACAATACGCAACCGGTATTAATTTACTGCTCTCTGATCAGCCCGATAAAGCGGTCGATTTATTCGTCGAGTTGCTTGATGTCGATAGTGAAACCATAGAGACACACTGGACGTTGGGTAAGCTATTTCGTCGTCGGGGTGAAGTAGAGCGGGCTATTAAAATACATAAGAACCTGACATCATTACCTAATTTGTCTGAAACCGACCGCCTTACTGCTATGTACGAGTTAGGTAAAGATTATTTGGCGGCGGGTATCTATGATCGCGCAGAAAAAATGTTTCATGGCTTACAAAGCAATAAGCTTTTTAAAGAACGTAGCCAAAAGCATTTGCTAGAGCTGTATGAAGCCACCCATGAGTGGGATAAAGCCATTATTGTTGCGTTAAAGCTGATAAAGCAGGATGCATCGGTAAAAGTAACGTTGGGACAGTTATATTGCGAGGTGGCTGAAACTGTCGACCCGATTTCGGGTAAAATAAAATACTTCAATAAAGCCTTAAAGCAAGATTCTGGGTGTGTTCGGGCATCGTTATCGTTGGGGAAAATCTATCTGGAGCAGGGCGAGAATAGCCTATCGATAGAGCATCTAACGAGAATAATTGAACAAGACAAGGCATACGTTTGCGAAACTATTCCGTTATTAGAGAAAGCATTTGCAGCTAAGAAAAACAGTCACGGCTTTGTCGACTACTTGCATACCTGTGTGGAACAGGAAGCGGGTATTACTGCGGTTATCAAGTTGTCGGAAAAAATGGCTGAATCGCAAAGTATCGAAGATGCCGAAAGCTTCATGGCGACTGCGCTAGAGAAACATCCAACGATGCGCGGGTTCCACCATTTGATGGGGCTTCATATACAGGCAGCCGACGAAGGCAGCGCCAGAGACAGCCTTAAACGATTGCAAAGAATGGTGCACGAACACATAGTGCAGCGACCAAATTATAAGTGTTATCACTGTGGTTTTTCAGGACACACACTGTATTGGCAGTGTCCGTCATGTAAAAGCTGGTCAACAACAAAACCGATATTTGGATTAGATGGTGAATAG